A single Perca flavescens isolate YP-PL-M2 chromosome 2, PFLA_1.0, whole genome shotgun sequence DNA region contains:
- the marf1 gene encoding meiosis regulator and mRNA stability factor 1 isoform X2: MEGLEKERAICSSRPFPWLSHPKTEASTLLWKLKDCFPTNETTSAHHTDKNNYMDSRKAVLELKDVPPPPPPLHTSSSQSSQPFSLATLPMPPPCLPPPQLTHDSHQQQPPPQQQQQEGTSPKVSIYTHCDYCSTDGYGLLGNGGVVGSSSSIAGVVSLYMAPGSLGTPISSSSISRLGPCSVACSVASSVHQYKHHMSCGSGGDVLGPLPTIGSKPQLPSSVATSQPVSSHPYLSCCSGLLHTYPAVPLPYSQPSSFPSSAPLASSLPCVSSLPAPLHGSCLAPSGFYTCGVDCCPSARRSQRSTLGDHPTTTTITTTTTSAQFCSNPLHLNVERTVCVKGAHYCQDCLLKPMNGLASESDKVWPNVPITQTAPIPIPICNGCGTSSDGMMLMPSASLGKTGQKYGSPENGGSENIPPVGVFWDIENCSVPSGRSAGAVVQRIRSHFFQGHREAEFICVCDISKESKAVIQELNNCQVTVAHINATAKNAADDKLRQSLRRFAETHTAPATVVLVSSDVNFASELSDLRHRHGFQVILVHGSHTSSALLQHAHRHVAFQEITADLPPRMLVKAQPSFNLLYVHNLPVNCDKSLRNAVKLRLRRLSDNCGGKVLGMAQGTAVLRFGSTEAAARARKRMENEDVFGHQIRLSFSPRPRDDASPELELQSRSHHLPQTLPHTYQSQDSMFGSPPSISSSFLHLEKPRSPRRQRRATRPCHAPGPVPERPYSPRRGCSGPPGGAPAKPHQELGSLEGKTRMGFHHLEKGRAASSSPHSNGETGALEQLSKPGLTGESMYRRRRDGSYPRSVTESPVEQGDKGSGEFQISIPSAFSKLNLHRSFSPLILSQGSWSSRSVSPCLSSRSSPLLAAPCSMCPEGPPEPFSDGAEVQVANLDYRMSRKDLQQTLHDTFSRYGRVKAVELSPHTDYQLKATIQMFSLQQAISAVSGLHRYKIGGKRIQVSLITGGSSKSLVMLSTEIISILQDAPANCLPLFKFTEIYEKKYSRKLVVGDLYRLPEVVAVREQGGSRLVCLLSSSQIRQSPLGSSQSQEGSSSASGSPVVFEELEYHEPVCREHYTQQDFSEADFDPDSYTIPFVVMSLSTLASEVHSLLQSHEGTLPLLSFPDCYAAKFSPLQLGNETLEGGIPLEHLITCVPSITIVTAQNGFKIIKWIHNKPPAPNSETWIQRCKSPVGNPQLIQFSREVIDLLKSQPSCIMPMNKFIPSYHHHFAKQCRVSDYGYSKLLELLEAVPHVLQILGMGTKRLLTLTHRAQVKRFTQDLLKLLKFQASKQVAIKDFMQAYHWCLSRDWRVIDYGICDLMDLLIEIPDTTITITHQDTDTVISVPKRERTMEEMERTRQFGKEVVDLLRHQPHCRMAFSKFIPTYHHHFGRQCKLSYYGFTKLMELFEAIPNILMVLECGEEKVLTLTEVERIKALAAQLVKLLRAQKNSSLPVCQLLTEYSKTFGYGLRLQGYDASSLPALLAKLCHVVKVVDGSGGREVQLINRKSLRSLTSQLLALLMSQEDEHVTRGFKVDELSQHYLTVHGAPLNPCEYGFLSLSELLKSLPYLVELYSEESDDNNKAGNTASGVDEEWVRLTRLYQFARNVRGLLHTYHYNQIFLTEFQGAYNKFTGCSLEPRSYGYTSTDELLSAIPQVVWIKGHGHKRIIVLKNDMKARASPSIPNSPQPEENTASPRDSPISNATSGTQSPGGDSAVESELLCLTSAVDLLCGPVPSCLPSPQLHPVPLQETDLIHFEEKIPTVSDEPDAAAVADSTPDPPGPPGSTDDSAVPKPPPPSDMKTPLSMDSPSRRATRSRIKLAANFSFTAGL; this comes from the exons ATGGAAGGACTGGAAAAGGAGAGAGCCATATGCAGCTCTAGACCCTTCCCATGGCTTAGTCACCCCAAAACAGAGGCCTCAACCCTGCTATGGAAACTTAAAGACTGCTTCCCCACCAATGAGACAACCTCCGCTCATCACACAGATAAA AACAATTACATGGACAGCAGAAAGGCCGTGTTGGAACTGAAAGatgtccctcctcctcctcctccactccatACTTCCTCTTCCCAATCATCCCAGCCCTTCTCTCTGGCCACTCTCCCTATGCCTCCTCCCTGCTTGCCTCCTCCTCAGCTTACACATGACTCCCATcaacaacaaccaccaccacagcagcagcaacaagagGGGACTAGCCCCAAAGTAAGCATTTACACACACTGTGACTATTGCAGCACAGATGGCTACGGGTTATTGGGTAATGGAGGTGTTGTTGGTAGCAGTAGCAGCATCGCTGGTGTTGTCTCACTCTATATGGCCCCAGGCTCTCTGGGAACACCCATCAGCAGTAGCAGTATTAGTAGGTTGGGCCCTTGCTCTGTAGCCTGCTCTGTAGCCTCATCTGTTCATCAGTATAAACATCACATGAGCTGTGGAAGTGGAGGTGACGTTCTTGGTCCTTTGCCCACTATTGGTAGCAAACCCCAGCTGCCCTCTTCTGTTGCTACATCTCAGCCTGTTTCATCACACCCCTAcctctcctgctgctcagggctTCTCCACACCTACCCAGCTGTACCTCTTCCATACAGTCAACCCAGCTCGTTTCCCTCCTCAGCACCTCTGGCTTCCTCTCTCCCCTGTGTTTCCTCTTTACCCGCTCCCTTGCATGGCTCCTGCCTGGCCCCTTCTGGCTTCTACACCTGTGGTGTGGACTGCTGCCCATCAGCCAGAAGATCCCAGAGAAGCACACTTGGTGATCACCCAACCACCACCACTATCACCACTACAACCACCTCAGCACAATTCTGCTCTAATCCTTTGCACCTAAATGTAGAACGCACAGTTTGTGTGAAGGGAGCACACTACTGCCAGGATTGCCTGTTGAAG CCCATGAATGGTCTGGCGTCAGAGTCGGACAAGGTGTGGCCCAATGTTCCTATTACCCAGACTGCTCCTATCCCTATCCCCATTTGCAATGGCTGTGGCACCTCCTCTGATGGCATGATGCTCATGCCATCGGCCAGCCTTGGCAAGACCGGCCAGAAGTATG GTTCGCCAGAGAATGGTGGTTCTGAGAACATCCCTCCGGTGGGTGTCTTCTGGGACATTGAAAACTGCAGCGTGCCCAGCGGGCGCTCTGCTGGAGCTGTGGTCCAGCGTATTCGCAGCCATTTCTTTCAGGGCCACCGTGAGGCAGAGTTCATTTGCGTCTGTGATATCAGCAAGGAGAGTAAAGCTGTCATCCAAGAGCTCAACAACTGCCAG GTTACTGTTGCACATATCAACGCCACAGCCAAGAATGCTGCAGATGACAAGCTTCGCCAGAGCCTACGACGCTTTGCTGAGACCCACACTGCACCTGCGACTGTTGTATTAGTATCCT CGGATGTGAACTTTGCAAGTGAGCTGAGTGACCTGCGCCATCGCCATGGCTTCCAGGTAATCCTGGTCCATGGCAGCCATACATCTTCAGCCCTACTGCAGCACGCCCACCGCCATGTGGCCTTCCAGGAGATCACCGCTGATCTGCCACCACGTATGCTTGTCAAAGCACAG CCCAGTTTCAACCTCCTCTATGTGCACAACCTCCCTGTCAACTGTGACAAGAGCCTGCGGAACGCTGTGAAGCTCAGGCTGCGCCGCCTGTCAGACAACTGTGGTGGCAAGGTGCTGGGCATGGCCCAGGGCACAGCAGTCCTCCGTTTTGGCAGCACTGAGGCAGCTGCGCGTGCCCGCAAGCGAATGGAGAATGAGGATGTGTTTGGCCACCAAATCAGACTTTCCTTCTCCCCACGGCCCCGAGACGATGCAAGTCCTGAGCTTGAGCTTCAGTCTCGGTCCCATCACTTGCCTCAGACTCTGCCCCACACGTATCAAAGCCAGGATTCAATGTTCGGCTCTCCCCCATCCATATCCTCTTCCTTTCTGCACCTGGAGAAGCCCAGGTCACCCAGGAGGCAACGGCGAGCAACCCGCCCGTGCCACGCCCCTGGCCCAGTGCCCGAAAGGCCCTACAGCCCCAGGAGAGGGTGCAGTGGGCCTCCCGGTGGTGCTCCAGCCAAGCCCCATCAG GAGCTGGGTAGTTTGGAGGGCAAGACCAGAATGGGCTTCCACCACCTGGAGAAAGGCCGTGCTGCTTCCTCTTCCCCTCACAGTAATGGGGAGACAGGAGCTCTGGAGCAGCTGTCCAAGCCTGGCCTTACTGGAGAATCTATGTACAGAAGGAG ACGAGATGGCTCCTACCCTCGCAGTGTGACTGAATCCCCTGTAGAACAAGGGGACAAAGGCTCAGGGGAGTTCCAGATTAGCATTCCCTCAGCTTTCAGCAAGTTGAACCTGCACAGGAGCTTCAGTCCCCTCATCCTGTCCCAGGGCTCCTGGTCATCCAG GAGTGTGTCGCCCTGCCTGTCCAGCCGGTCCTCGCCCCTCCTGGCTGCCCCTTGTAGCATGTGTCCGGAAGGTCCTCCTGAGCCTTTCTCAGATGGGGCAGAGGTCCAGGTGGCCAACCTGGACTACAGAATGTCCCGCAAGGATCTGCAGCAGACACTGCATGATACCTTCTCCCGTTATGGGCGG GTGAAAGCTGTGGAGCTTAGTCCCCACACGGACTATCAGTTGAAGGCCACAATCCAGATGTTTTCCCTGCAGCAGGCCATAAGTGCTGTCAGTGGCCTGCACCGTTATAAGATCGGAGGCAAGCGCATTCAGGTGTCTCTGATCACTGGTGGTAGCAGCAAATCCCTTGTCATGCTCAG CACAGAGATCATCAGCATTCTTCAGGATGCGCCTGCAAATTGCCTTCCCCTCTTCAAGTTTACGGAGATCTATGAGAAGAA atATTCGCGTAAGCTCGTGGTTGGGGATCTGTACAGGCTACCAGAGGTGGTGGCAGTGCGGGAACAGGGAGGCTCAAGACTTGTGTGCCTACTGTCCAGCAGCCAAATACGTCAGAGTCCACTGGGATCTTCCCAGTCCCAGGAGGGCTCCTCCTCTGCTAGCGGCAGCCCCGTAGTGTTTGAGGAGCTGGAGTACCATGAACCGGTCTGCAGAGAGCACTACACACAGCAGGACTTCAG TGAGGCTGACTTTGACCCTGACTCCTATACAATACCTTTTGTTGTGATGTCTCTGAGCACCTTAGCATCTGAGGTCCACAGTCTGTTGCAGTCACATGAAGGGACTCTTCCATTACTCAG TTTTCCAGACTGCTATGCAGCGAAATTCAGCCCCCTGCAGCTGGGCAACGAGACACTGGAGGGTGGCATTCCTCTGGAGCATCTCATTACATGTGTTCCCAGTATCACAATAGTCACAGCTCAGAACGGCTTCAAAATCATCAAGTGGATCCACAACAAACCACCAGCACCAAACTCTG AAACGTGGATTCAGCGCTGCAAGAGTCCAGTTGGCAACCCACAGCTCATCCAATTCAGCCGAGAGGTTATTGACCTGTTGAAGAGTCAGCCTTCTTGCATCATGCCAATGAACAAATTCATACCATCCTACCACCATCACTTTGCCAAGCAGTGCCGTGTCTCTGACTATGGCTACTCCAAGCTGCTGGAGCTTCTGGAGGCTGTGCCACATGTCCTGCAG ATCTTGGGTATGGGTACCAAGCGTTTACTGACCCTGACTCATCGTGCTCAAGTGAAGCGCTTTACCCAAGACCTGCTCAAACTGCTTAAATTTCAAGCCAGCAAACAAGTTGCGATCAAGGACTTCATGCAGGCATACCATTG GTGCTTATCCAGAGACTGGAGGGTAATCGATTATGGCATATGTGACTTGATGGACCTGCTGATAGAGATCCCCGACACCACCATCACTATTACACATCAGGACACGGACACCGTCATCTCAGTTCCAAAGAGAG AGCGTACCATGGAGGAAATGGAGCGCACTAGGCAGTTTGGGAAGGAGGTGGTGGACCTTCTTCGTCACCAGCCTCACTGCCGAATGGCCTTCAGCAAGTTCATACCCACCTACCACCATCACTTCGGTCGTCAGTGCAAACTCAGCTACTACGGCTTCACCAAGCTCATGGAGCTCTTCGAGGCAATCCCCAACATACTGATG GTGTTGGAGTGTGGTGAAGAGAAAGTGCTGACTCTGACAGAAGTGGAGCGTATCAAGGCGCTGGCCGCTCAGCTGGTCAAGCTGCTTCGGGCTCAGAAAAACTCCAGCCTTCCTGTGTGCCAGCTGCTCACGGAGTACAGCAAGACCTTTGGTTATGGTCTACGCCTGCAGGGCTATGATGCCAGCTCCCTGCCGGCTCTGCTTGCCAAACTCTGCCATGTTGTCAAG GTGGTGGATGGCTCGGGGGGTCGGGAGGTGCAGTTGATCAATAGGAAGTCTTTGCGTTCACTGACCTCCCAGCTACTTGCTCTGCTCATGTCCCAAGAGGACGAGCACGTAACCAGGGGTTTCAAAGTGGATGAGCTGAGCCAGCATTACCTGACTGTCCACGGAGCCCCTCTCAACCCATGTGAATATGGGTTCCTGTCCCTCAGCGAGTTACTCAAGAGCCTGCCCTACCTTGTGGAG TTGTACAGTGAAGAAAGCGATGACAACAACAAAGCTGGCAACACTGCCAGTGGTGTTGATGAGGAGTGGGTGAGGCTGACCAGGCTCTACCAGTTTGCCCGTAACGTACGCGGCCTGCTCCACACCTACCATTACAACCAGATTTTCCTGACGGAGTTCCAGGGGGCTTATAACAAATTTACAGGCTGCAGCCTTGAACCACGCTCCTACGGATACACCAGCACTGATGAGCTGCTCAGCGCCATTCCACAG GTGGTCTGGATCAAAGGGCATGGTCACAAGAGGATTATCGTTTTGAAGAACGATATGAAAG cAAGGGCAAGCCCTTCAATCCCCAACAGCCCCCAGCCAGAAGAGAACACGGCGAGCCCGAGGGACAGCCCGATTAGCAACGCAACATCTGGAACCCAGAGTCCAG GTGGCGATTCAGCGGTAGAATCGGAGCTGCTGTGTCTGACGTCAGCAGTAGACCTACTGTGTGGTCCTGTACCATCCTGCCTACCGTCACCTCAGCTCCACCCTGTTCCCCTCCAGGAGACGGACCTGATTCACTTTGAGGAGAAAATTCCAACAG
- the marf1 gene encoding meiosis regulator and mRNA stability factor 1 isoform X1, giving the protein MEGLEKERAICSSRPFPWLSHPKTEASTLLWKLKDCFPTNETTSAHHTDKNNYMDSRKAVLELKDVPPPPPPLHTSSSQSSQPFSLATLPMPPPCLPPPQLTHDSHQQQPPPQQQQQEGTSPKVSIYTHCDYCSTDGYGLLGNGGVVGSSSSIAGVVSLYMAPGSLGTPISSSSISRLGPCSVACSVASSVHQYKHHMSCGSGGDVLGPLPTIGSKPQLPSSVATSQPVSSHPYLSCCSGLLHTYPAVPLPYSQPSSFPSSAPLASSLPCVSSLPAPLHGSCLAPSGFYTCGVDCCPSARRSQRSTLGDHPTTTTITTTTTSAQFCSNPLHLNVERTVCVKGAHYCQDCLLKPMNGLASESDKVWPNVPITQTAPIPIPICNGCGTSSDGMMLMPSASLGKTGQKYGSPENGGSENIPPVGVFWDIENCSVPSGRSAGAVVQRIRSHFFQGHREAEFICVCDISKESKAVIQELNNCQVTVAHINATAKNAADDKLRQSLRRFAETHTAPATVVLVSSDVNFASELSDLRHRHGFQVILVHGSHTSSALLQHAHRHVAFQEITADLPPRMLVKAQPSFNLLYVHNLPVNCDKSLRNAVKLRLRRLSDNCGGKVLGMAQGTAVLRFGSTEAAARARKRMENEDVFGHQIRLSFSPRPRDDASPELELQSRSHHLPQTLPHTYQSQDSMFGSPPSISSSFLHLEKPRSPRRQRRATRPCHAPGPVPERPYSPRRGCSGPPGGAPAKPHQELGSLEGKTRMGFHHLEKGRAASSSPHSNGETGALEQLSKPGLTGESMYRRRRDGSYPRSVTESPVEQGDKGSGEFQISIPSAFSKLNLHRSFSPLILSQGSWSSRSVSPCLSSRSSPLLAAPCSMCPEGPPEPFSDGAEVQVANLDYRMSRKDLQQTLHDTFSRYGRVKAVELSPHTDYQLKATIQMFSLQQAISAVSGLHRYKIGGKRIQVSLITGGSSKSLVMLSTEIISILQDAPANCLPLFKFTEIYEKKYSRKLVVGDLYRLPEVVAVREQGGSRLVCLLSSSQIRQSPLGSSQSQEGSSSASGSPVVFEELEYHEPVCREHYTQQDFSEADFDPDSYTIPFVVMSLSTLASEVHSLLQSHEGTLPLLSFPDCYAAKFSPLQLGNETLEGGIPLEHLITCVPSITIVTAQNGFKIIKWIHNKPPAPNSETWIQRCKSPVGNPQLIQFSREVIDLLKSQPSCIMPMNKFIPSYHHHFAKQCRVSDYGYSKLLELLEAVPHVLQILGMGTKRLLTLTHRAQVKRFTQDLLKLLKFQASKQVAIKDFMQAYHWCLSRDWRVIDYGICDLMDLLIEIPDTTITITHQDTDTVISVPKRERTMEEMERTRQFGKEVVDLLRHQPHCRMAFSKFIPTYHHHFGRQCKLSYYGFTKLMELFEAIPNILMVLECGEEKVLTLTEVERIKALAAQLVKLLRAQKNSSLPVCQLLTEYSKTFGYGLRLQGYDASSLPALLAKLCHVVKVVDGSGGREVQLINRKSLRSLTSQLLALLMSQEDEHVTRGFKVDELSQHYLTVHGAPLNPCEYGFLSLSELLKSLPYLVELYSEESDDNNKAGNTASGVDEEWVRLTRLYQFARNVRGLLHTYHYNQIFLTEFQGAYNKFTGCSLEPRSYGYTSTDELLSAIPQVVWIKGHGHKRIIVLKNDMKGEARASPSIPNSPQPEENTASPRDSPISNATSGTQSPGGDSAVESELLCLTSAVDLLCGPVPSCLPSPQLHPVPLQETDLIHFEEKIPTVSDEPDAAAVADSTPDPPGPPGSTDDSAVPKPPPPSDMKTPLSMDSPSRRATRSRIKLAANFSFTAGL; this is encoded by the exons ATGGAAGGACTGGAAAAGGAGAGAGCCATATGCAGCTCTAGACCCTTCCCATGGCTTAGTCACCCCAAAACAGAGGCCTCAACCCTGCTATGGAAACTTAAAGACTGCTTCCCCACCAATGAGACAACCTCCGCTCATCACACAGATAAA AACAATTACATGGACAGCAGAAAGGCCGTGTTGGAACTGAAAGatgtccctcctcctcctcctccactccatACTTCCTCTTCCCAATCATCCCAGCCCTTCTCTCTGGCCACTCTCCCTATGCCTCCTCCCTGCTTGCCTCCTCCTCAGCTTACACATGACTCCCATcaacaacaaccaccaccacagcagcagcaacaagagGGGACTAGCCCCAAAGTAAGCATTTACACACACTGTGACTATTGCAGCACAGATGGCTACGGGTTATTGGGTAATGGAGGTGTTGTTGGTAGCAGTAGCAGCATCGCTGGTGTTGTCTCACTCTATATGGCCCCAGGCTCTCTGGGAACACCCATCAGCAGTAGCAGTATTAGTAGGTTGGGCCCTTGCTCTGTAGCCTGCTCTGTAGCCTCATCTGTTCATCAGTATAAACATCACATGAGCTGTGGAAGTGGAGGTGACGTTCTTGGTCCTTTGCCCACTATTGGTAGCAAACCCCAGCTGCCCTCTTCTGTTGCTACATCTCAGCCTGTTTCATCACACCCCTAcctctcctgctgctcagggctTCTCCACACCTACCCAGCTGTACCTCTTCCATACAGTCAACCCAGCTCGTTTCCCTCCTCAGCACCTCTGGCTTCCTCTCTCCCCTGTGTTTCCTCTTTACCCGCTCCCTTGCATGGCTCCTGCCTGGCCCCTTCTGGCTTCTACACCTGTGGTGTGGACTGCTGCCCATCAGCCAGAAGATCCCAGAGAAGCACACTTGGTGATCACCCAACCACCACCACTATCACCACTACAACCACCTCAGCACAATTCTGCTCTAATCCTTTGCACCTAAATGTAGAACGCACAGTTTGTGTGAAGGGAGCACACTACTGCCAGGATTGCCTGTTGAAG CCCATGAATGGTCTGGCGTCAGAGTCGGACAAGGTGTGGCCCAATGTTCCTATTACCCAGACTGCTCCTATCCCTATCCCCATTTGCAATGGCTGTGGCACCTCCTCTGATGGCATGATGCTCATGCCATCGGCCAGCCTTGGCAAGACCGGCCAGAAGTATG GTTCGCCAGAGAATGGTGGTTCTGAGAACATCCCTCCGGTGGGTGTCTTCTGGGACATTGAAAACTGCAGCGTGCCCAGCGGGCGCTCTGCTGGAGCTGTGGTCCAGCGTATTCGCAGCCATTTCTTTCAGGGCCACCGTGAGGCAGAGTTCATTTGCGTCTGTGATATCAGCAAGGAGAGTAAAGCTGTCATCCAAGAGCTCAACAACTGCCAG GTTACTGTTGCACATATCAACGCCACAGCCAAGAATGCTGCAGATGACAAGCTTCGCCAGAGCCTACGACGCTTTGCTGAGACCCACACTGCACCTGCGACTGTTGTATTAGTATCCT CGGATGTGAACTTTGCAAGTGAGCTGAGTGACCTGCGCCATCGCCATGGCTTCCAGGTAATCCTGGTCCATGGCAGCCATACATCTTCAGCCCTACTGCAGCACGCCCACCGCCATGTGGCCTTCCAGGAGATCACCGCTGATCTGCCACCACGTATGCTTGTCAAAGCACAG CCCAGTTTCAACCTCCTCTATGTGCACAACCTCCCTGTCAACTGTGACAAGAGCCTGCGGAACGCTGTGAAGCTCAGGCTGCGCCGCCTGTCAGACAACTGTGGTGGCAAGGTGCTGGGCATGGCCCAGGGCACAGCAGTCCTCCGTTTTGGCAGCACTGAGGCAGCTGCGCGTGCCCGCAAGCGAATGGAGAATGAGGATGTGTTTGGCCACCAAATCAGACTTTCCTTCTCCCCACGGCCCCGAGACGATGCAAGTCCTGAGCTTGAGCTTCAGTCTCGGTCCCATCACTTGCCTCAGACTCTGCCCCACACGTATCAAAGCCAGGATTCAATGTTCGGCTCTCCCCCATCCATATCCTCTTCCTTTCTGCACCTGGAGAAGCCCAGGTCACCCAGGAGGCAACGGCGAGCAACCCGCCCGTGCCACGCCCCTGGCCCAGTGCCCGAAAGGCCCTACAGCCCCAGGAGAGGGTGCAGTGGGCCTCCCGGTGGTGCTCCAGCCAAGCCCCATCAG GAGCTGGGTAGTTTGGAGGGCAAGACCAGAATGGGCTTCCACCACCTGGAGAAAGGCCGTGCTGCTTCCTCTTCCCCTCACAGTAATGGGGAGACAGGAGCTCTGGAGCAGCTGTCCAAGCCTGGCCTTACTGGAGAATCTATGTACAGAAGGAG ACGAGATGGCTCCTACCCTCGCAGTGTGACTGAATCCCCTGTAGAACAAGGGGACAAAGGCTCAGGGGAGTTCCAGATTAGCATTCCCTCAGCTTTCAGCAAGTTGAACCTGCACAGGAGCTTCAGTCCCCTCATCCTGTCCCAGGGCTCCTGGTCATCCAG GAGTGTGTCGCCCTGCCTGTCCAGCCGGTCCTCGCCCCTCCTGGCTGCCCCTTGTAGCATGTGTCCGGAAGGTCCTCCTGAGCCTTTCTCAGATGGGGCAGAGGTCCAGGTGGCCAACCTGGACTACAGAATGTCCCGCAAGGATCTGCAGCAGACACTGCATGATACCTTCTCCCGTTATGGGCGG GTGAAAGCTGTGGAGCTTAGTCCCCACACGGACTATCAGTTGAAGGCCACAATCCAGATGTTTTCCCTGCAGCAGGCCATAAGTGCTGTCAGTGGCCTGCACCGTTATAAGATCGGAGGCAAGCGCATTCAGGTGTCTCTGATCACTGGTGGTAGCAGCAAATCCCTTGTCATGCTCAG CACAGAGATCATCAGCATTCTTCAGGATGCGCCTGCAAATTGCCTTCCCCTCTTCAAGTTTACGGAGATCTATGAGAAGAA atATTCGCGTAAGCTCGTGGTTGGGGATCTGTACAGGCTACCAGAGGTGGTGGCAGTGCGGGAACAGGGAGGCTCAAGACTTGTGTGCCTACTGTCCAGCAGCCAAATACGTCAGAGTCCACTGGGATCTTCCCAGTCCCAGGAGGGCTCCTCCTCTGCTAGCGGCAGCCCCGTAGTGTTTGAGGAGCTGGAGTACCATGAACCGGTCTGCAGAGAGCACTACACACAGCAGGACTTCAG TGAGGCTGACTTTGACCCTGACTCCTATACAATACCTTTTGTTGTGATGTCTCTGAGCACCTTAGCATCTGAGGTCCACAGTCTGTTGCAGTCACATGAAGGGACTCTTCCATTACTCAG TTTTCCAGACTGCTATGCAGCGAAATTCAGCCCCCTGCAGCTGGGCAACGAGACACTGGAGGGTGGCATTCCTCTGGAGCATCTCATTACATGTGTTCCCAGTATCACAATAGTCACAGCTCAGAACGGCTTCAAAATCATCAAGTGGATCCACAACAAACCACCAGCACCAAACTCTG AAACGTGGATTCAGCGCTGCAAGAGTCCAGTTGGCAACCCACAGCTCATCCAATTCAGCCGAGAGGTTATTGACCTGTTGAAGAGTCAGCCTTCTTGCATCATGCCAATGAACAAATTCATACCATCCTACCACCATCACTTTGCCAAGCAGTGCCGTGTCTCTGACTATGGCTACTCCAAGCTGCTGGAGCTTCTGGAGGCTGTGCCACATGTCCTGCAG ATCTTGGGTATGGGTACCAAGCGTTTACTGACCCTGACTCATCGTGCTCAAGTGAAGCGCTTTACCCAAGACCTGCTCAAACTGCTTAAATTTCAAGCCAGCAAACAAGTTGCGATCAAGGACTTCATGCAGGCATACCATTG GTGCTTATCCAGAGACTGGAGGGTAATCGATTATGGCATATGTGACTTGATGGACCTGCTGATAGAGATCCCCGACACCACCATCACTATTACACATCAGGACACGGACACCGTCATCTCAGTTCCAAAGAGAG AGCGTACCATGGAGGAAATGGAGCGCACTAGGCAGTTTGGGAAGGAGGTGGTGGACCTTCTTCGTCACCAGCCTCACTGCCGAATGGCCTTCAGCAAGTTCATACCCACCTACCACCATCACTTCGGTCGTCAGTGCAAACTCAGCTACTACGGCTTCACCAAGCTCATGGAGCTCTTCGAGGCAATCCCCAACATACTGATG GTGTTGGAGTGTGGTGAAGAGAAAGTGCTGACTCTGACAGAAGTGGAGCGTATCAAGGCGCTGGCCGCTCAGCTGGTCAAGCTGCTTCGGGCTCAGAAAAACTCCAGCCTTCCTGTGTGCCAGCTGCTCACGGAGTACAGCAAGACCTTTGGTTATGGTCTACGCCTGCAGGGCTATGATGCCAGCTCCCTGCCGGCTCTGCTTGCCAAACTCTGCCATGTTGTCAAG GTGGTGGATGGCTCGGGGGGTCGGGAGGTGCAGTTGATCAATAGGAAGTCTTTGCGTTCACTGACCTCCCAGCTACTTGCTCTGCTCATGTCCCAAGAGGACGAGCACGTAACCAGGGGTTTCAAAGTGGATGAGCTGAGCCAGCATTACCTGACTGTCCACGGAGCCCCTCTCAACCCATGTGAATATGGGTTCCTGTCCCTCAGCGAGTTACTCAAGAGCCTGCCCTACCTTGTGGAG TTGTACAGTGAAGAAAGCGATGACAACAACAAAGCTGGCAACACTGCCAGTGGTGTTGATGAGGAGTGGGTGAGGCTGACCAGGCTCTACCAGTTTGCCCGTAACGTACGCGGCCTGCTCCACACCTACCATTACAACCAGATTTTCCTGACGGAGTTCCAGGGGGCTTATAACAAATTTACAGGCTGCAGCCTTGAACCACGCTCCTACGGATACACCAGCACTGATGAGCTGCTCAGCGCCATTCCACAG GTGGTCTGGATCAAAGGGCATGGTCACAAGAGGATTATCGTTTTGAAGAACGATATGAAAGGTGAAG cAAGGGCAAGCCCTTCAATCCCCAACAGCCCCCAGCCAGAAGAGAACACGGCGAGCCCGAGGGACAGCCCGATTAGCAACGCAACATCTGGAACCCAGAGTCCAG GTGGCGATTCAGCGGTAGAATCGGAGCTGCTGTGTCTGACGTCAGCAGTAGACCTACTGTGTGGTCCTGTACCATCCTGCCTACCGTCACCTCAGCTCCACCCTGTTCCCCTCCAGGAGACGGACCTGATTCACTTTGAGGAGAAAATTCCAACAG